The sequence GCTCCGCGCCGCGCTCCCCTACCCGCTCCCCGCGTCGGCCTGCGGCCTCTCGGGCCTCGACGCCGCCCTCGCCTCCCCGGGCTGCGGCAACGTCTCCACGGTCGCCGACTTCGACGCGCTCGTCCCGCCCAGCTCGCGCGGGGACATCGACGCCAGCTGCGACCGCGACCTCTCCGCCGTCCCTGACTGCACCGCCTGCTCCACCGCGCTCAGCAAGGCCGCCGCGGCCTATCTCCTGGCTGGATCCCCGAGCGCCAGGAGTAACAACGTCACCGGGTGCGTGCAGTACCCCTCCATCTACGCTGGCGCCGAGGCTAGCCCGCACGGGCCCGCCGACCCGGCCACTGCCTACTGCCTCTTTCTACTCAAGGCGAACCCGCCTCAGTCCCACAGCTCCGGTGCCGCCCCCTGGGTCTACGGCGTCGCATTCGGCTCCCTCGCGGCAGTGCTGCTCCTCGCCGCAGCCTTGGGATGCTGCTTCGTCGTGAGGCGAAGGCAGGCGCGAGATGCCGCTGCCGCCCTGGCTGCGGACAGCAGGAGCAAGCGCTCTCAGGCCATGGAGTCCATCAGCGCCAGCACCACGCTCGTCAAGTTCACCTACGACGATATCAAGGCTGCCACCGACGGATTCGCCAGGAAGAGTATTATTGGCCAGGGTGGCTTTGGGAATGTCTACAAGGGGGTGCTGCGCGACGGTGCTGAGGTGGCGGTGAAGCGGTTCAAGAACTGCTCCGCGGCTGGGGACGCCGCCTTTGCCCATGAGGTGGAAGTGGTGGCCAGCGTGCGCCATGTCAACTTGGTTGCGCTGCGTGGGTACTGCATTGCCACCACACAGAGAGAAGGCCACCAGCGGATGATCGTTTGCGACCTGATGCATAATGGCAGCTTGTATGACCATCTGTTTGCTGCCGGAGAATGCCAGTTAGCGTGGCCGGTGCGGCAGAGGATTGCCATTGGCATGGCAAGAGGGCTGGCCTACCTGCATCGCGGTGCACAGCCAGCCATTATTCACAGGGATATCAAAGCGAGCAACATCTTGCTTGATGATGAATTTGAGGCCAAGGTGGCTGATTTTGGACTGGCCAAGTTTGCACCTGAAGGGATGACGCATGTGAGCACAAGGGTTGCCGGAACACTAGGTTATGTTGCCCCAGAGTATGCACTCTACGGCCAATTGACTGAGAAGAGCGATGTGTATAGCTTTGGTGTTGTGCTTCTTGAGCTTCTGAGTGGAAAGAAGGCATTCATTTCTCTCAGCGAGGGACAGAGCTTTGTGCTCACTGATTGGGCTTGGTCTTTGGTGCGAAGGGGGAGGACAGTGGAGGTGATCCAAGAGGGAATGGTTGATCCTGGTCCAACTAAGGTGATGGAGAAGTACGTGCTTGTTGGTGCACTCTGCACACATCCCCAGTTGCATGCAAGGCCGACAATGGAGCAGGCGCTGAAGATACTTGAGGCTGATTCAGTACCAAGTCCTTTGATTATTCCCGAGAGGCCAATCCCTGTTGTTGCAAACCTGGCCGAGATTGAGAGGTCAGCCAGCAGCAGTGGATCAGGTCAGCTGTTTAGCCCCTCTGGTTTCCGATCTTTTATTCATGCAAATGAGGATGCTGCTCTGGTGTCTCCAAATGACACATGACAATTTACTTAGACAATTAGTGAGATGATATCACTATAATTCACTGTGTACCATATTTGTTTTTGTTTGCTCGATTTTGTTCCATCGGCTTACAAACTCATGGCAAATATTGTATATATCAATTTGTAGTTTTGCCCCAACACAAAAACTGAAGTTCTTGGGTGACTTCATTGAACTTTTTTGGTGACATTTCCATTGCTACATATTGAACTTTCCAATCTCCAGTAACTGTTCATTGGGATGTTGAAGGGTAACTCATAGCTCCATATGACCATATATAGTCATATCATTTTGTCGGAAGAGCATGCCAATCTTTTGGATAGAAGATTTCATCAGCTTATGTATTTTATGGCATAAAGATATGAGGAAACATAAACCCAAATTCATTGTCTTGTACTATGTCTGTTAAATTGTTTTTAGCAGTATCAAGGTTTTATGTCAGTTATTTGCCTGAGACGCAATTTACAATTGCCAAGAAAAATGCCAAAGGATAAGCTTTTGGACCCGACGCTTTATTATTAACAGCACCAACATTCTCTGATTTAAGGTTTTGTAACACAAATCTCTGATGCATGTATGTAGCATTAAGGTAAATAAAGTAACCAAACCAAAGTAGAAACATCAGCATTGATATTGTCGTTTATTTATCAATTTAAGCACTGACATAACCACTAGAGACATCATGATACATTACTAATGTAGTAGCCAAAATATTGTTGTAGTAGTTATTGTTTGGAAAGCTAAGTAATACTTGATAAATGCAATGTAAGGCACACATACCTGATACCTTAACTGTAATGTGTATATAAACCAtaccttttgttttaaaaaaatCGACCTGTGGGGTAAGACGGTCCAGGTTATTATACTAAGAAGAAGATTCTTGAGATTTTTTTAAACCCAACCTGAAATTTATTTCCACTGGGAATCAAACTCAGGATCTGAGGAGCTCTACTCAGAGCACCTAACCAACTCGGCTAGAGCCCCTTTCGTCATACCTGTTGTTTAGATGCAACTGTGTTTAAATGACATACAAACTAGATGCAATAACATTTTTTAATGTGACCAGCAACACTGAAATTGAATAAAACTTCAGTTGCTTTCTTGAGGACATTTTTTTGTCTACAAACCAGCTGAGGTTTGCGTGATCTGAGAGCATGTACCATGTGATTTCTATTATAACGTCCTTGTTTACTCTAC is a genomic window of Zea mays cultivar B73 chromosome 5, Zm-B73-REFERENCE-NAM-5.0, whole genome shotgun sequence containing:
- the LOC100194105 gene encoding putative protein kinase superfamily protein, with amino-acid sequence MCRLRLLLRPISRPHLHPLPPPMCRLRLLLPFFLLLRPIPHASQPAAPSPALQCALNFTALLPFLAPPLPSDDASRCAVATQSVAFLLSLHLAATSSFVLPPDASSCLSPLRAALPYPLPASACGLSGLDAALASPGCGNVSTVADFDALVPPSSRGDIDASCDRDLSAVPDCTACSTALSKAAAAYLLAGSPSARSNNVTGCVQYPSIYAGAEASPHGPADPATAYCLFLLKANPPQSHSSGAAPWVYGVAFGSLAAVLLLAAALGCCFVVRRRQARDAAAALAADSRSKRSQAMESISASTTLVKFTYDDIKAATDGFARKSIIGQGGFGNVYKGVLRDGAEVAVKRFKNCSAAGDAAFAHEVEVVASVRHVNLVALRGYCIATTQREGHQRMIVCDLMHNGSLYDHLFAAGECQLAWPVRQRIAIGMARGLAYLHRGAQPAIIHRDIKASNILLDDEFEAKVADFGLAKFAPEGMTHVSTRVAGTLGYVAPEYALYGQLTEKSDVYSFGVVLLELLSGKKAFISLSEGQSFVLTDWAWSLVRRGRTVEVIQEGMVDPGPTKVMEKYVLVGALCTHPQLHARPTMEQALKILEADSVPSPLIIPERPIPVVANLAEIERSASSSGSGQLFSPSGFRSFIHANEDAALVSPNDT